GGTTGCGCTGGCGGTCGCGAATGTATTCGGTGAGGTGAATCGGCAGCGGACCATTGGCCCCCAACAAGCCAAAGAAATTAAGCAACAGTTTGGGCGTGGCGCCGGGTTTTAGACCCGCAATCATTGACGGTTCGAACGCCAGTGACGGCTGCTGGCCGAACCGCACCGCCTCATCCACCGGGCGTGCAGCCTGGCCGATGCGCGGTAGGTGCGCGAAGGCGCATTCCAGCTGACGCAATGCGCCATAGAAATCAAACTGCCCCGGGTGCGTTTCAAGGGCATCTAACAGCGTCAGAGGATCTCGCATCTACCTACCCGCGCCGGCCACTGCATGATCACGCCCCGGGTCGTGCTGATGATCCGCGTTTCAGTGAATGAATTGAGTGACACGTACTTGGCGAAAAACTGCTCCAGCACCGAACCCAGTGCACAGACACTGGCGCCCTCGAACGCCGCCTCATCCAGGCTCACGCTGATCTGCAAGCCTCGTCCGTACGTGATAGGCCCCGCCACCGGCAGGCGGCGCACGATACTCGCCGCCGTCACCGAGCGCAGGCCGTCGATCTGGGTACGCGCGGCTTCGTCTTCGACCCGGCAGTACAGCCGCAGCAAGTCCCGCAAGGCTGCAGCGCCCTGCACCTTGTCCTGATCGAGCAACGATAGATAATTGAGCGACAAATGGCTGACCAGACGCCAGGCCGTTTCGCCCTCGGCAAACGAGGGTGCCGGTAGAGTAGGCCCCACCACACAGCGCACCGACTGCACTGGCGCAGCGGTTTCGATACTGAAGTCGGTGCGACCACTGCCCACCGGCATGCGCAACACCAGGTCGCGGTTGCTGCACAGGGTGTCGATGCCCAGCTGGCGCAACTCACTTCGGTGCGGGGCGTCCTCGGCGTCGACCAGCGATAGGAACAACTCGCTGCCCGCATAGCTGGAGCGCGCCCCCTGGCGGTGCTGCGGCGACAGTACCCGCGTGTCGCGACGCACCTGATAATACGCACGCGGCGACTTGGGCCCCTGCAGGTCGTTGGCCCGGTAGAAGGACTCGAACGTCTGGCTGGCCTCGGCACCACTGCCGTAGCCGGTGACCGTTTCGATCTGGTAAATCTCGTAATCGAGTGGCCGCGTGCGATCGGGGCTTACGTGGTACTCCGACTGTTGATCCGATAGATGCACACGCTCGACCCGCATCGGGAACAGGTTGATCGCCGGCGTGCAATACAGCCCGAAGTTGGCCGCGCTGAGGCTTTGCTCCAGGAGCGGATCGAGGGTCTTGAACAGCACGATTACATCCAACTGCTCACAGGCGCAGCGGCTTACACTGGCCGCCAGCCCAGTCACGTCGACAAACATAAAACGCTGCGGCATCGCGAAGTATTCCTGCAACAAACGATAGCCCTGGAACGAGCGTGGCCCCACGGGCAGCAAGGCTTCTGCATCGCTGTAGCCCACGCTGCGAATCGCGCATTTGGGCAACACCTCGTGCCAGCCCGCAGTGGCTTGCACCGGCATCACCAACACACCGCACACCTGGGCCAGCAGTTGTTCAAGAATGCGCGAGGGCATGCCTTCGCCACCACGGATATGCAGCGGCAGGTTGTCCAGGGCCAAGTCACTGAACGTCAGGCCCGCCCCCACCTGCAGACGCAGGCGCAACGCGGCCTTGACCGCACCCAGACGCGACAGGTTGACGCCCGCAACGCTGGCGCCACAGGCGAAATAACGGGCCTCGAGCAGTTCCACCGGCCACAGGGTCACGTCGTGGGCGGTGCGCAGCTCACAGGCGGTCTGGTCACCCTTGGTCAGTTGGCTGTGCAGCGCCGTGTCACGCGGCACTTTGAAGCCGGCGGCGAGGCTGCCTTCGCCTATGTCCGGCTGCAGTTGCACCACGGCCATTGACGGCGTCGGTGCCAGGTAATGGGGGTAGACCAGCTCCAGCAGGTGTTGGGTAAAACGTGGGAATTGGGCATCAATTTTCAACTGCACCCGTGCGGCGAGGAAGCTGAAACCCTCCAGCAAGCGCTCTACATAGGGATCGGCGCAGGCATAGGTTTCCAGCCCGAGGCGACCGGCCACTTTGGGGTAGTCACGGGCGAACTCGGCGCCGACTTCCCGCAGGTGAGCCAGCTCGCGTTCGTAGTAGCGCAGCAGCTTGGCGTTCACCGCACGCCCCTTGTGCCGATATCAAAGATCCGCGCCTGACCTGCTTCCAGGTCGAGCTCGGTCTTCAAGTACAGGCGTTCGGGCAGCGGTTGGCCCCATAGTTCGCCATGAATCTCAAAGGCCACCTGGTTGGGGCTGCTGGTCGTATCCGACGGTACAACCGGCACGACCAGCAGGCTGCCACGCAGAATTCGCGGTTCGAAGTCCCGGATCGCCTGGCAAATACGTCGGCCGAGGGCTTCGCGGTCCAGCCCGGCCGCCGTTTTGCCGGCAAGGTCGGCCAAACCGAAATTGAGCACTGATTGCGCGGCCAAAGGACAGTCACCCAGGTCGCGAAAGCTACCCAGGCTGGTGCTGTTGAGGAGCCAACCCAGATCACGCAGTACGGCCTTGCGCAGGCTGTACATGGACAAGACACGCGTGTCTCGAGGTTCAACGACCTGCTCGGTGTCGTCATCGCTCAGACGATCGAGCAACGACGGCTGCAGGCGTTCGCGACGGCTGTGTTCAACCATTGGGGAGGCCTCCATAAATAGCGCAGTGGGCAGGCGAACCTACCCACACCCAGGCATGCAAATCAGATTTTCTGGTTCTTTTCCAAGTCCCACTTCTTCGGCGTACCGCTGGTCACCGTGTCACCGCTGAAGGCGTCGAACGTGTAGCTGATGGTGGTGAAGCTGATGGAAAACGTGTCGGTAGGCCGATCACCGTTGCTGGTGAGCGAATAGGAACTGACGATCGCCCCCCCCAGGACGACCTTGAGGTACACCTGTTGCTTTTTGTCGGAGCCGCCCGTGTGAATGAAGTGGATCTCGGCATCGCCCAGGCTTTTGCCGCACACGGCTTGCATAAACAGGTCGGGCGAGGCCAGATCAGTGGCCTTGGCCAGGGAAACTTCCGAGATCATCGGGTTGCGGGTGTCACGGTCCCCTCCGCCGCTGCTGCTAATCGCCCGACAAACGCTCAGGTTGGTGCCGCTGATGGTGATCCAGTCTTTGTGAGCGTCGACAGTGGACGTGCCTTTGATGGGAGTGCCTGTGAAGTTAAGCAGGATCATGATGATTACCTCTGTAGGTTGGACTGGTTGGTTAAGACGCTTTGGTGGAAGGCAGCTTGGAGACCAACCGCAACGACACGGTCAAGCCTTCAAGCTGGTAGTGCGGGCGCAGGAAAAACTTGGCGCCGTAATAGCCGGGTTGACCTTCAACGTCTTCCACCACCACCTCGGCGCCGGCCAGCGGCTTGCGCGCTTTGTCGGCGTCGGTCGCGGTAGACGGGTTGTGCTCCACGTAGCGACCGACCCAGTTGTTGAGCCAGGTCTGCATGTCCTGGCGTTCTTTGAATGAACCGATCTTGTCGCGCACGATGCACTTGAGGTAGTGGGCAAAACGGCAGGTAGCAAACAGGTACGGCAGACGGGCCGCCAGGTTGGCGTTGGCGGTGGCGTCCGGGTCGTCGTACTCCGCCGGCTTGTGCAGCGACTGGGCGCCGATAAAGGCCGCCAGGTCGCTGTTTTTCCTGTGCACCAGAGGCATGAAACCGTTCTTGGCCAGCTCGGCTTCGCGCCGATCGCTGATGGCGATTTCGGTCGGACACGTCATGTCCACACCGCCGTCATCGGTGGGAAAGGTATGCACCGGCAACCCCTCCACCACCCCGCCGGACTCTATGCCGCGAATCTGTGAGCACCAGCCATAGTGTTTGAATGAACGGTTGATGTTCACCGCCATGGCGTAGGCCGCGTTGGCCCAGATGAAATCCTTGGCACCCGCAGCATCGGTGGTTTCTTCAAAGTCGAAGCCTTCCACCGGGTTGGTCTTGGCGCCATAAGGGGCACGGGCCAGGAAGCGTGGCATCGCCAGCCCCACGTAGCGCGAGTCTTCACTGGCGCGAAAGCTGCGCCAGGCAGCATGTTCCGAGGTCTGGAAAATCTTGGTCAGGTCACGCGGGTTGGCCAGCTCCTGCCAGGACTCCATCAGCATCACGCTGGGGTCGGCAGCGGTGATCAACGGGCAATGTGCGGCGGCACTGACGCGGGCCATCTGGGCCAGCAACTCGACATCCGGCGCACTGTTGTTGAAGTAGTAGTCAGCGACAAACGCACCGTAGGGTTCACCACCGAACTGGCCGTACTCCTCCTCATACAGCTTCTTGAAAATCGGACTCTGGTCCCAGGCCACGCCTTTGAACTTGCGCAGGGTCTTGTGCACGTCTTGCTTAGAGATATTCATCACCCGAATCTTCAGCGACTCATCGGTCTCGGTGTTGTTGACCAGGTAATGCAAGCCACGCCAGGCACTCTCCACGGCCTGGAACTCTTCATGGTGGAGGATATGGTTGATCTGTTCAGTGAGCTTCAGATCGAGGGCCGCGATCAGGCCTTCAATCGTGCCCAGCACGTCATGAGGCATCACCTGCGTGTCTTGCAGGGCGTGTTCTGCCAGGGTGCGCACGGCCGTTTCCACAGCATCCCGGGCCTTGTCGGTCTTGGGTTTGAATTCCTTTTGCAGAAGGCTTGCGAAGTCTCCAGCGTCAAATTCAATGGCCGGAGCATCTGCCCCTGGCTGTTCCGATTGCGTAGTGGACATGGCGGTATCCTTGAATTTCAGGCAACAGAGCCCCGTACCAGGGCAAGGGACGCACTGGCAGGGTCAACGACCAATCAGTTACTCGGGTTGTTTGGGGGCAGCGCTCAAGGCTTGCATCACGCCCGGATCGCTGATCACTCTGGCCAGCAATGCTTCGGCACCGACCTTGCCGTCCATGTAGGTCAGCAGGTTCGACAGTTGGCTGCGTGCGGTCAGCAATTGGTTGAGGCTAGGCACCTTGCTAGCAATTGCGCCTGGGGAGAAGTCGTCCATGCTCTCAAAGGTGATCTCCACTGGCAGGTTGCCTTCGCCCGTCAGGGTATTGGGCACCTGCAACACCACGCGGGGCTTCATGGACTTGAGGCGCTCGTCGAAGTTGTCGATATCGACCTCCAGGAACTTGCGCTCGACCACCGGTGGCAACGGTTCGGCTGGCTTGCCGGAAAGGTCGGAAAACACCCCCATGACAAATGGCAGTTGTACGGTTTTTTCCGCGCCGTAGATCTCCACGTCATATTCGATCTGGACACGCGGCGCCCGGTTGCGGGCGATGAATTTCTGACTGCTGTCTTTAGCCATGTGACTCGCTCCAAAAGAGTGGAGTTGAAAGGATGAGTAGCTACTTATCGTTGTTATGAATACCGCTGATCAGCGCCAGTTGCGGGAGACCATCGGGGGCAAGATCTTGCAACAGCTCCATGAAGTTTTTGTCGATCAGTGCCTTTGCCCTCTGCAACAGGAACGGCACCGGGCTGGCAGGTTCGTGGGCCTGGAAATACACGCACAAGCGGTCGATGGCGCGGCGCGCCTCGTCGCGACTGCGAATCTC
The genomic region above belongs to Pseudomonas sp. S35 and contains:
- the tssE gene encoding type VI secretion system baseplate subunit TssE, with the translated sequence MVEHSRRERLQPSLLDRLSDDDTEQVVEPRDTRVLSMYSLRKAVLRDLGWLLNSTSLGSFRDLGDCPLAAQSVLNFGLADLAGKTAAGLDREALGRRICQAIRDFEPRILRGSLLVVPVVPSDTTSSPNQVAFEIHGELWGQPLPERLYLKTELDLEAGQARIFDIGTRGVR
- a CDS encoding type VI secretion system tube protein Hcp, which codes for MILLNFTGTPIKGTSTVDAHKDWITISGTNLSVCRAISSSGGGDRDTRNPMISEVSLAKATDLASPDLFMQAVCGKSLGDAEIHFIHTGGSDKKQQVYLKVVLGGAIVSSYSLTSNGDRPTDTFSISFTTISYTFDAFSGDTVTSGTPKKWDLEKNQKI
- the tssC gene encoding type VI secretion system contractile sheath large subunit, coding for MSTTQSEQPGADAPAIEFDAGDFASLLQKEFKPKTDKARDAVETAVRTLAEHALQDTQVMPHDVLGTIEGLIAALDLKLTEQINHILHHEEFQAVESAWRGLHYLVNNTETDESLKIRVMNISKQDVHKTLRKFKGVAWDQSPIFKKLYEEEYGQFGGEPYGAFVADYYFNNSAPDVELLAQMARVSAAAHCPLITAADPSVMLMESWQELANPRDLTKIFQTSEHAAWRSFRASEDSRYVGLAMPRFLARAPYGAKTNPVEGFDFEETTDAAGAKDFIWANAAYAMAVNINRSFKHYGWCSQIRGIESGGVVEGLPVHTFPTDDGGVDMTCPTEIAISDRREAELAKNGFMPLVHRKNSDLAAFIGAQSLHKPAEYDDPDATANANLAARLPYLFATCRFAHYLKCIVRDKIGSFKERQDMQTWLNNWVGRYVEHNPSTATDADKARKPLAGAEVVVEDVEGQPGYYGAKFFLRPHYQLEGLTVSLRLVSKLPSTKAS
- the tssB gene encoding type VI secretion system contractile sheath small subunit encodes the protein MAKDSSQKFIARNRAPRVQIEYDVEIYGAEKTVQLPFVMGVFSDLSGKPAEPLPPVVERKFLEVDIDNFDERLKSMKPRVVLQVPNTLTGEGNLPVEITFESMDDFSPGAIASKVPSLNQLLTARSQLSNLLTYMDGKVGAEALLARVISDPGVMQALSAAPKQPE
- the tssF gene encoding type VI secretion system baseplate subunit TssF, whose protein sequence is MNAKLLRYYERELAHLREVGAEFARDYPKVAGRLGLETYACADPYVERLLEGFSFLAARVQLKIDAQFPRFTQHLLELVYPHYLAPTPSMAVVQLQPDIGEGSLAAGFKVPRDTALHSQLTKGDQTACELRTAHDVTLWPVELLEARYFACGASVAGVNLSRLGAVKAALRLRLQVGAGLTFSDLALDNLPLHIRGGEGMPSRILEQLLAQVCGVLVMPVQATAGWHEVLPKCAIRSVGYSDAEALLPVGPRSFQGYRLLQEYFAMPQRFMFVDVTGLAASVSRCACEQLDVIVLFKTLDPLLEQSLSAANFGLYCTPAINLFPMRVERVHLSDQQSEYHVSPDRTRPLDYEIYQIETVTGYGSGAEASQTFESFYRANDLQGPKSPRAYYQVRRDTRVLSPQHRQGARSSYAGSELFLSLVDAEDAPHRSELRQLGIDTLCSNRDLVLRMPVGSGRTDFSIETAAPVQSVRCVVGPTLPAPSFAEGETAWRLVSHLSLNYLSLLDQDKVQGAAALRDLLRLYCRVEDEAARTQIDGLRSVTAASIVRRLPVAGPITYGRGLQISVSLDEAAFEGASVCALGSVLEQFFAKYVSLNSFTETRIISTTRGVIMQWPARVGRCEIL